In the genome of Pempheris klunzingeri isolate RE-2024b chromosome 11, fPemKlu1.hap1, whole genome shotgun sequence, one region contains:
- the ogfr gene encoding opioid growth factor receptor translates to MEDDCVCEYDSTWDTESDEDDPAGESQTRRSCQDKNKSGWTLWHHTPRNMRAAKDMQNYRKGYPNLIDEECSEDKMNNLQFYLNKFPSAPDDVYIESFLKDWKNDYKRLERVHSYIQWLFPLREPGVNYMASELTKKEIEAFKKNEDAKKRLIESYELMLGFYGIRLVNKETGEVKRAENWKERFGNLERNMHNNLRITRILKSLGELGFEHYQAPLVRFFLEETLVKKTLSSVKRSVLDYFLFAVLDKQKRQELVRFAYLHFEPKDKFVWCPRKIQKQFRKAEKRSDAVGNGDGKEELYPRSKSKDGDAVVQQKEEGLDNGTKTPKGTDKMASKDKNKQSEAKPDTETVGNGTAEAESNNEILGNGNDSADDVDEMDQSLSPDTVTAKSEPCEDSEHKLSNNSQDRIQEPDNIMQTDRDIDTEKPPKKKREDNKVLPSNGCAGDFASGQMEEKAGANKTSGQTSPSAQTPLKTSKHSPSFTLGREEKIPRTDFNQVPDKKEEEETSQANVSATNGSLASTEKGVDEHTNGKESEDIDMESTPSSSDQNVGNS, encoded by the exons atGGAggacgactgtgtgtgtgagtacgaCTCGACCTGGGACACAGAGAGTGATGAAGACGACCCAGCCGGGGAGAGCCAGACCCGTCGGTCAtgtcaagacaaaaacaaatctggCTGGACTTTA TGGCATCACACGCCCAGAAACATGAGGGCAGCAAAGGACATGCAGAACTACAGGAAAGGATATCCA aATCTTATAGATGAGGAGTGCTCGGAAGACAAAATGAACAATTTGCAGTTTTATCTCAATAAGTTTCCCTCTGCTCCTGATG ATGTCTACATTGAATCATTTCTCAAAGACTGGAAAAATGACTACAAAAGACTGGAAAGAGTTCACTCATACATTCAGTG GCTGTTTCCACTACGAGAGCCGGGGGTTAATTACATGGCTTCAGAACTCACCAAGAAGGAGATTGAG GCCTTCAAGAAGAATGAGGACGCCAAAAAGAGACTAATCGAGTCCTATGAACTCATGTTGGGCTTCTATGGCATCCGATTGGTCAACAAAGAGACGGGTGAAGTGAAACGAGCAGAAAATTGGAAGGAGCGATTTGGAAACCTTGAGCG GAATATGCACAACAACCTGCGCATCACTCGCATCCTGAAGAGCCTCGGAGAGCTGGGCTTCGAGCACTACCAGGCCCCACTAGTGCGCTTCTTTCTGGAGGAGACTCTAGTCAAGAAGACCCTCAGCAGCGTTAAACGCAGTGTGCTCGACTACTTCCTGTTTGCTGTCCTGGACAAGCAGAAACGCCAGGAGCTTGTGCGCTTTGCCTACCTTCATTTTGAGCCAAAGGATAAGTTTGTGTGGTGTCCCAGAAAAATTCAGAAACAATTCAGGAAGGCAGAGAAAAGATCTGACGCGGTTGGGAATGGAGATGGAAAAGAGGAATTGTATCCACGTAGTAAAAGCAAAGATGGCGACGCAGTTGTGCAGCAAAAAGAGGAGGGACTGGATAATGGTACAAAGACTCCGAAAGGAACAGATAAAATGGCgagtaaagacaaaaacaaacagtctgAGGCAAAACCAGACACTGAGACTGTCGGAAATGGAACTGCCGAGGCTGAGTCTAATAATGAGATTTTGGGGAATGGAAATGACTCTGCAGATGATGTTGATGAAATGGATCAGTCACTCAGTCCTGACACTGTGACGGCAAAAAGCGAGCCCTGCGAGGACAGTGAGCACAAATTGTCCAACAACTCACAGGACCGCATCCAGGAACCAGATAACATTATGCAAACAGATCGGGACATAGACACTGAGAAACCAccgaagaagaaaagagaagataaCAAGGTGCTGCCAAGCAACGGCTGTGCAGGGGACTTCGCCAGTGGGCAGATGGAAGAGAAAGCTGGTGCTAATAAAACCAGTGGTCAAACGAGCCCATCAGCGCAAACCCCCCTTAAGACTTCAAAACACTCGCCTTCTTTTACTTTgggaagggaggaaaaaatcCCACGGACTGATTTTAATCAAGTGCCAGataaaaaggaagaggaagaaacgTCGCAGGCTAATGTGTCGGCAACAAATGGGTCACTGGCAAGCACAGAAAAAGGTGTGGATGAACATACGAATGGGAAGGAGTCGGAGGATATTGATATGGAATCAACTCCCTCGAGCTCAGATCAAAATGTGGGGAATTCGTGA
- the col9a3 gene encoding collagen alpha-3(IX) chain, with protein sequence MAMFSALWVLLLCQLLTSTSAQRPGPRGASGPPGPPGTPGRDGTDGKPGPAGLPGKQGPKGKAGIAGSAGKPGLPGLPGVDGLTGPDGPAGKDGPPGEAGESGPSGPPGPPGRGRPGAPGLPGTNGLPGGVGPQGPAGSEGLPGLPGPTGPDGPPGLPGTLHDLSGDLLCPAICPPGPAGSPGMPGFKGHTGHKGDKGELGKDGEKGDAGPPGPPGIPGTVGLQGPRGLRGLQGPMGPVGDRGLPGFRGKHGIAGVIGKTGDAGEKGPQGFTGPKGEIGKIGPKGGPGGSGPKGEPGIPGRDGKDGTPGLDGEKGDAGRHGVVGEKGPNGLPGLQGKAGAKGSKGQVGDPGKPGETGPSGEPGIPGDIGIPGERGIAGPRGVAGGIGPAGNAGPQGVKGFQGVKGALGDPGLPGPTGIRGEFGERGPVGASGAKGDMGVAGSDGLPGENGEPGPFGPVGQKGQPGKRGELGPKGVVGPQGELGARGLPGKQGPMGFQGEQGLPGIAGKRGVFGKLASEQHIRELCGSMIDDQIAQLAANLRRPLAPGMVGRPGPAGTPGKPGVSGSIGHPGARGPPGYRGLPGELGDPGPRGNVGEQGDKGSLGKAIDGPLGDQGYQGLPGVAGIVKDGRDGSPGDPGEPGEPGRVGRTGHQGPPGICDTSACQGASAAGKSSNPKNH encoded by the exons ATGGCGATGTTCTCTGCTCTTTGGGTGCTCTTACTGTGCCAGCTTTTGACATCAACCTCAGCCCAG AGGCCGGGCCCCAGAGGAGCTAGTGGGCCACCAGGACCCCCAGGCACACCAGGAAGGGATGGCACTGAT GGCAAACCTGGACCTGCGGGACTACCAGGGAAACAA gGTCCCAAAGGAAAAGCAGGAATAGCAGGGTCTGCAGGAAAACCAGGCCTGCCAGGACTTCCAGGGGTGGAT GGTTTGACAGGTCCTGACGGTCCTGCTGGAAAGGATGGACCCCCAGGGGAAGCA GGTGAATCTGGACCTTCTGGGCCACCCGGACCTCCT GGCAGAGGGAGACCAGGAGCTCCA GGACTACCTGGTACCAACGGCTTGCCAGGCGGAGTCGGACCCCAGGGTCCAGCG GGTTCTGAGGGTCTTCCAGGACTTCCTGGACCTACAGGCCCTGATGGACCACCA GGTCTTCCTGGTACTCTTCATGATCTTAGCGGTGACCTTCTG tgtCCTGCGATCTGCCCACCTGGTCCAGCTGGCTCTCCTGGGATGCCAGGATTCAAG GGTCACACCGGGCACAAAGGAGACAAGGGAGAGCttggaaaagatggagagaag GGTGATGCTGGTCCCCCTGGTCCACCAGGTATTCCTGGGACTGTGGGTCTGCAG GGCCCACGTGGTCTCAGAGGTTTACAAGGCCCCATGGGACCTGTAGGAGACAGA GGCCTGCCTGGTTTCAGAGGCAAACATGGCATCGCTGGTGTCATCGGAAAGACA GGTGACGCTGGAGAAAAGGGACCACAGGGATTCACAGGACCCAAAGGAGAAATT GGTAAAATTGGTCCCAAAGGAGGCCCTGGGGGATCAGGACCCAAAGGAGAGCCT GGTATTCCTGGCAGAGATGGCAAAGATGGTACACCAGGGTTAGATGGCGAGAAG GGTGATGCTGGACGCCATGGGGTAGTTGGAGAGAAAGGACCAAATGGCCTCCCT GGTCTACAAGGAAAGGCCGGTGCAAAGGGATCTAAAGGACAAGTT GGTGATCCGGGCAAGCCTGGGGAGACAGGACCCTCTGGAGAGCCAGGTATTCCT GGTGACATTGGCATCCCAGGGGAGAGGGGGATAGCAGGACCCAGAGGAGTGGCT GGAGGTATTGGACCAGCAGGTAACGCTGGGCCTCAGGGAGTGAAAGGCTTCCAG GGGGTAAAAGGAGCCTTGGGGGATCCAGGTCTTCCAGGTCCAACAGGAATCCGTGGAGAGTTTGGCGAAAGG GGTCCAGTTGGAGCTTCTGGAGCCAAAGGAGACATG GGTGTGGCAGGAAGTGATGGTTTACCAGGAGAGAACGGAGAGCCT GGTCCTTTTGGCCCAGTTGGACAAAAAGGACAG CCAGGGAAGCGGGGCGAACTGGGGCCTAAGGGCGTGGTGGGGCCTCAAGGAGAGCTTGGGGCAAGAGGTCTGCCAGGAAAGCAAGGACCAATGGGCTTCCAAGGGGAACAGGGTCTGCCTGGAATTGCAGGAAAGAGAGGCGTATtt GGAAAACTGGCAAGTGAGCAACACATCAGAGAGCTGTGTGGCTCAATGATCGATG ATCAGATTGCACAGCTGGCCGCTAACCTTCGAAGACCCCTGGCTCCAGGCATGGTGGGCCGCCCCGGCCCTGCTGGGACTCCAGGCAAGCCAGGAGTTTCTGGCTCAATTGGGCATCCAGGTGCTCGAGGACCACCAGGGTACAGAGGCCTGCCGGGAGAACTTGGAGACCCAGGTCCCAGAg GTAATGTTGGTGAGCAAGGAGATAAGGGATCCCTTGGCAAAGCCATTGATGGGCCACTTGGAGACCAAGGATACCAAG GTCTTCCAGGAGTAGCTGGAATTGTCAAAGATGGGCGTGATGGATCTCCAGGAGATCCAGGTGAGCCTGGAGAGCCAGGCAGGGTTGGTAGGACTGGGCACCAGGGACCTCCTGGAATCTGTGATACATCAGCCTGTCAAGGAGCATCAGCCGCTGGAAAATCCTCCAACCCCAAAAACCATTAA
- the LOC139209526 gene encoding transcription factor-like 5 protein: MSIFSSACKTSYVPPSPPSTDHSCDPVGLIFSQGGCLIHDQGQLLGADVGLMEMPEVEYTHLQHLIQAHLEAQAAPPEGPDTRSHPATVMVKDTPASTAISPFRATQAIDLSTSSDDHCLVLPGEKTPASYGEVPGFVLARVRGEDSPTELCANSSTSPQKRSRTAARVCLEKRFNTVSADTPRHFLTLLQQSAEAQEAVINPEIQKWMKTDRPFEVLSPFVVGVFKPVTNMCEQVISHIPHMVEPNHQGLIIPEGFPFNFHPERVVTKAHFTSGSKSAEEQQSVNVENSVATLTASGKHGCPVSPQPVKAAEAAPDSAGESGSSTRKRPRSHISLSQRRERHNSKERERRRKIRWCCDELNMLVPFCDSDTDKVTTLQWTTAFLRYINKTYGDIFRQEFQKAFTDEKGLSLKSSPSSGQDPIHRGMEETLSIPLTIEQ, encoded by the exons ATGTCCATCTTTTCCTCAGCTTGTAAAACCAGCTACGTACCGCCGTCGCCTCCATCCACAGACCACAGCTGTGACCCTGTTGGGCTCATTTTTAGCCAAGGTGGATGTCTGATACATGATCAGGGGCAGCTGCTGGGAGCTGATGTTGGTCTGATGGAGATGCCAGAGGTTGAGTACACTCACCTTCAGCACCTCATCCAGGCACATCTGGAGGCACAAGCTGCTCCTCCAGAAGGGCCAGACACCAGGTCTCACCCTGCTACAGTGATGGTCAAAGACACCCCAGCATCCACAGCGATCTCTCCCTTCAGAGCCACTCAAGCTATTGACCTGTCAACTTCATCTGATGATCACTGCCTGGTGCTGCCAGGGGAAAAGACACCAGCTTCTTATGGAGAGGTCCCAGGTTTTGTGCTGGCCAGAGTCAGAGGTGAAGACAGTCCGACTGAGCTGTGCGCCAACAGCAGCACATCGCCACAGAAACGGTCCAGAACAGCAGCGAGAGTTTGCTTGGAGAAAAGGTTCAACACCGTGTCTGCTGATACCCCAAGACA ttttttgaCCCTACTTCAGCAGTCTGCCGAGGCCCAAGAGGCAGTCATAAATCCTGAAATACAGAAGTggatgaaaacagacagacctTTTGAGGTTCTTAGCCCATTTGTTGtgggtgtttttaaaccagTCACCAACATGTGTGAACAA GTGATTAGCCACATTCCCCACATGGTTGAACCTAATCATCAGGGTTTAATCATACCCGAGggttttccttttaattttcaCCCGGAGAGGGTTGTTACAAAAGCTCACTTTACAAGTGGCAGCAagtcagcagaggagcagcagtcaGTGAACGTAGAAA ATAGCGTGGCGACACTCACTGCCTCCGGGAAACATGGTTGTCCCGTCAGTCCTCAGCCTGTCAAGGCTGCTGAGGCTGCCCCAGATTCGGCTGGAGAGTCCGGGAGCAGCACCAGGAAAAGACCTCGATCTCATATATCACTGAGCCAGCGCAGGGAGAGACACAACAGTAAGGAGAGGGAGCGCAG GAGGAAGATTCGCTGGTGCTGCGATGAGCTGAACATGCTGGTGCCATTCTGTGACTCAGATACAGACAAAGTCACCACCCTGCAGTGGACCACTGCCTTCCTCAGATATATCAATAAAACCTATGGAGACATCTTCAGACAG GAGTTTCAGAAGGCATTCACTGATGAGAAAGGACTCTCTCTTAAATCGAGCCCCTCTTCAGGCCAGGATCCGATCCACCGGGGGATGGAGGAGACACTGAGCATTCCTCTTACGATAGAACAATGA